From the genome of Nicotiana sylvestris chromosome 2, ASM39365v2, whole genome shotgun sequence, one region includes:
- the LOC104249661 gene encoding uncharacterized protein produces MEEPRKLKGHKASTTCCIASQNRPGVIATAAEDGCVCWFDLRCKDRIFTMDVGNGNPVSSLCFKPGNEDVVYVSSGNEVNCFDVNMVTASKLLHSYNYNKDEINQIACNSKSSFLAAADDSGDVKIIDIRQNRMYKTLRAGHTSICSSAQFIPWRPWEVITGGLDSKLVLWDFSKGRPQTIWDFGTLDTGNKGNMGQCLNPAFVHALAVPEADVVDKFEKICAVARGDGVVSVIKVESEPNAVKSKSSAKPKKGSKSAPKVGSSSADPENGNQNGDLHLDHSLGGHTAAVSCVTFSTFGDKGKFIISGGNDKQVKVWDWSKFFITGETSTGSDFLCSSLSLSRKVNWLCTTPTNSENLVVCDTSKVVKVYTIG; encoded by the exons GATGGGTGTGTGTGCTGGTTCGATTTGAGGTGCAAAGATAGAATCTTTACAATGGATGTTGGAAATGGTAACCCAGTCTCATCATTATGTTTCAAGCCAG GAAATGAAGATGTTGTTTATGTCTCCTCGGGAAATGAAGTCAACTGCTTTGATGTGAATATG GTTACTGCATCGAAACTGTTGCACAGTTACAATTACAACAAGGACGAGATAAATCAG ATTGCTTGCAACTCAAAGTCATCGTTCCTTGCTGCAGCAGATGATAGTGGTGATGTCAAG ATCATTGACATCCGCCAAAATCGAATGTACAAAACATTGAGAGCTGGCCACACAAGT ATATGTAGCAGTGCTCAATTCATTCCTTGGAGACCTTGGGAAG TCATCACTGGAGGTCTTGATTCAAAACTTGTGCTATGGGACTTCTCCAAGGGACGACCACAGACGATTTGGGACTTTG GCACACTTGACACGGGAAACAAAGGTAATATGGGACAATGTTTGAACCCTGCCTTCGTTCATGCTCTGGCTGTTCCTGAAGCTGATGTGGTGGATAAATTTGAGAAGATTTGTGCTGTGGCTAGGGGTGATGGAGTTGTTTCTGTAATAAAGGTTGAGTCAGAACCCAATGCTGTCAAGTCCAAGAGTTCAGCTAAACCCAAGAAAGGTTCTAAATCAGCCCCTAAAGTTGGCAGTTCTTCTGCTGATCCTGAAAATGGAAATCAAAATGGAGACCTGCACCTTGATCACTCTTTGGGAGGACACACTGCTGCTGTATCCTGTGT GACTTTTTCAACATTTGGAGACAAGGGGAAGTTCATAATATCAGGTGGCAAtgacaaacaagtaaaagtatgGGATTGGTCCAAGTTTTTCATCACTGGTGAAACCAGCACAGGCTCCGATTTCCTTTGCTCTAGCTTAAGTTTGAGCAGAAAA GTGAATTGGCTATGCACAACTCCTACTAATTCAGAGAACCTAGTCGTCTGTGATACTTCCAAGGTAGTGAAGGTTTACACCATCGGGTGA